ACAATAGCTATGTCTAAAAATGGATTTGTACGAATTCATTGCTTCGTCAGTCAATATGAAAAATTGGGTCAAAACAAATGGCCAACCATCTAAAACCAGTGTTTAGCTATATGTTGTTACTGATAACATCGGATGTGATGGTGTCTTGACCGATAATTTTATCAGTCTTACACCCTAGACATATCTGAGAAAATTGGCTGTGAATTGCCAGTAACTGTGATAGATTAATTAACACGACACACACTTATAACAAAAGCTGATCGAAAAGATACCCAATCAGTAAACGATGCCTTGCTAGAAATGTTCTTTCAAATTCTATTATCCCTGATCAAGGTACAGAGTTCCTACAATTAAACAATATTCGAGATGATTTAGGCATCACCATCTATTGGTCAAACCCATGTTCAATAGAACCACGAGGAACCAATGAAAATACCAATGGTTTAATTCGAGAATATTGTACGCCAGCAGAGCTTTTATTCGTGCTGCTATTAAACCTGTACGAAAAAGAGATTGTGCTCATTGCCCAATCTCTTGTAACACTGCTATTCATCATTGTCGTTATCAGTTGTTTCTAACTGCGTTACAACATCAAACAGATTATCCTGACCAACTAGTAAAGCTGCTATCGGCTGATATGCATCGTTGCTTAAGTTTAAATATAAGTCTAGAATCATTGGTAAATTAAGGCTGGCTAGAATACTAACTTGCTCATTATCTGCGTATTGTTCCAAACAAACATTGCAAGGAGTTCCACCCGGTAGATCCACAACGATCACGGTTTCACTCGTTGTTGAACATTCAATATCTATCCGCTGACCTAATTCATCCTTACTGATTTCGCCATCAAAAATTACTGCAGCAACATTTTCATGCCCACCGGCGATCATATCCAAGCTATTCAAATAACTCTGTGCCAAATCACCATGACTTACTAATATTAATTTTCGCATTCGTCTGCCTCCTTTGCTTGATCACTAAATTGTAATTGGGTAATTGCTTTTTCAGTTGTCTCAAAAACCACCAATTCATTCTGACAGGACTTTAAAAAATCTTTCGGAATATACAAAGTTTGCATCGGACCGGCTTGCCAATACCGTCCTAAATTATGACCGTTCAAAATCGCAACACCTTTACCAAAATGAGAGCAATCAAGGTAGGTTCCATGTAGCTCCGAGCAGTCAAAGTTAAACCTCGTCAACGTTGGCCCATATTGAACAGTAGTGCTCGTTTGCCAGTCTACTTGAGATAAACGGCTAAAATCAATAAACCATTGTCGCCAACCAAAATGTAAATGTCGATCAATGACGACCCCAGTTCGAATCCCCTTAGACTGCGTCGGCGATAATAACCGTTGCCCATAATTAACGCGACCAGTATTTTCAACCAGAATCTGTAACTGAGTTTGCAACGTAATCAGTACTTCTAGTTCATCACCTAAGGTTGATTGATATTGGGTTGCCACCAATTTTTGATTGACATAAATATCAGCACGATCAGCAGCATCGACTAATTTAAGTTTTTCAGGCTGATTTTGACCCGCAACCGTCGTTTGATAAAATTGATAACCATAGCCACTACCCTGTTCCATCGGCAGGGGTATGACTGAATCAGCGACTTGCCCGAGCTCGTCTAAGACGTCAATTAACCGCACTTGCACCATTGCTTTAACCGCTGGGTAAGTCTTAGTAGTCGGCATGTTTGGTACAACAGATGGCACCTTTAAGACCGCCTGTAATTCAGTAAATTTGACATTAGGTTGACCATTTTCATGCAAAATTGCGTCATAGTCATACGAAGTCACTTGTGGATAATCAATCACTTGCCGGGAAGAACTCCCATTGTAAAATCCAAAGTTAGTTCCGCCACGAAACATATATAAATTGAAACTAGCACCAGCATCAACTAGCTCTTGTAAATCAGTCTTAAAACTTGAAACATCACGTTTAATGATTTTTTCCTGCCAACGATTAAACCAGCCATCCCAAAATTCCATACACATAAGGGGCCACTGTTTACCATGTGCTTTCATAAATTGCCGTAATTCAACTAAATTTTCTGATGAATGGGATCCAAAATTAGCCGTGACGAGCACATCATCATCAATCAAGCTCCCTGCAGCCAGGGCTTGTTGCCAGCTACCATCCGCGGTAAATAAGGGAACATCAACACCGTCATCGATCATGATCTGCTTGATTGCACGTAAATAGGCCTTATCATTACCAAACGATCCATATTCATTTTCAACTTGCATCATTAAGACTGGCCCACCATGAGTAATTTGTAAGGGGACCAAGACCTTAAATAATTCGGCATAATACGCTTTGACCTTACTCATAAATCTAGGCGTATTCGAACGAACCAGCATATCTGAATAACGTAATAACCAGGCTGGAAAACCACCAAATTCCCATTCCGCACAAATATACGGACTCGGTCTTAAAATGACGTATAAGTCTAACTTTTGCGCCAATAAGACAAACTCCCGGACATCTGCTTGACCAGCAAAGTTAAATTGACCTTCCACTGATTCATGGATATTCCAAGGAATGTACGTCTCGACCGTATTCAGCCCGGACAACTTCAAGGCGCGTAAGGTAGGCTCCCACTCACTTGGTGCCAAGCGAAAATAATGAACTGCCCCCGCATGAATCTTAAACGGTTGGTTATTTAAATAAAATTGTGATTTAACTTCAAATTTTTCCATAATTTATCACTTCTCACCAATATGTTTGCCAAGCCGGATCATGTAGGCGCATCAAGGCTTCCATATAGAAGTAGTCACCCCATAAATTGGCTTCATCAATTCCTTTGCCTTGTGCATAAGCATACACCCCATGTTGTAACAAACCGGCTTGACCCGGTTGAGTACGATAAGCATCGAGTGCACTTAAAATTCCTTTCGCATCACGTTGACCGTGTAACACATAGCTTTGTCGCTGGGCTTCAATCAACCCACAAGCGACAATCGCTGCTGCTGAGCTATCTTTCGGTTCATGACTGGTTTCATCAAAAATCAAGTCCCAATAAGGTACCTGATCGGTCGCTGAATGCTCCAAGTAATATGTGAGTAGCCGGTCGTAAAGCTGCCGATCATCCGCTGTTGGAAAACAACTTTTATACAACGGTAACCCTAGCAAGATCCAAGCTTGACCGCGAGCCCAACAGGAATCATCCGAATAGCCTTGATAAGTCGCACCTTTTAATGGCGCACCCGTTTTAGGATCAAAGTAAAACGTATGGTAAGTCGAGTAATCCGGCCGCACAATATGCTGAATGACTTGTTGGTAATGGGCTTGTCCGGCCGCCGCGTATCGTTCATCACCAGAAAGCCTCGTGGCGGCAAATAATAACGGTAAGTTTAGTAAAGAATCAATGATCAATCGATACTCTTTAGGATCACCAACTTGACCCCAAGCCTGAATAAAATGTCCCTTACTTTGGAACCGGCTTAAAAGCACATCCGCCGCTTGCATAATCATGTCTTGATATTGACCAGTGACCTGATACCCCGCTACCGCTGATAATGAATACAAAAAACCAATATCGTGATGATCCAAAACAAAATGATCATCCAATCGTTGCTGAAAACTGACTAACTGATCGCTGGCAACCTGACGATACTGTTCATCACCAGTAACTTGATAGCTCATCCATAACATGGCCGTCCAAAACCCATTGGTCCAGTCATCATTACCTTTAATCCGATACTGCATCTCTGTCGTGCAAGCTGATGGAAAGTGACCACTAAACCTAGGCATTTGGGCGCGCACTTTTTCAACACAAGCCATCAATCGATCTGTTACCCATTGGTCATCTACCGGTGCTGCTAATTTTGTTAACTGTGCAGTCGCTTGGGCTTTTAACATCTTCCACCACTCCTCACGTTCACTTTAAACTAAAAGCCCGCGATCTCACTGAAATGACGCTGTCAGCGAATTGCAGGCTCCACCATTTATCTCTAACGGACTATTTCAAAAACTTGCTCATTTCAACTTCCGCATCATCCGGTACCATTTGCGCCGTCACGTCAACACCTTTAGCAATCAAGGCTTCTAAATCAGCCCGTTCTTCAGGTAAGAGACTGACTGACTTTTTGACCTGCACCGTACCTTCACGATTAGACATATTACCAACGTTAATTTTGGTAATATCTAAGCCAGCATTCACTAAATCCAATAAAACACTGGGCCGTCGAACGACTAGTAACACCCGTTGTTTTACATATTTATCGGCTTGAATATTCGTAATTGCCTTTTCTTCGGTAATAATTGAAGTACTAATGCCACTAGGGGCTGCCATCCGTAAGATACTCTTTTGAATGCTATCGTTAGCAACTTCATCATCGATTACCATGATGCGGTTGACCCGTAAACCAGTGGCCCAACGCGTAGCAACTTGACCGTGAATCAAACGATCATCAATTCTAATATTTACAAATCCTTGCATGTTTAGCGCTCCTTACTCTTTAAGCAAAAATCTTCAAGTTATAAGCTAAAACTCCGACTACGATCAAGATCAAGGTAACTCGAGTTGAATTCATCTTCTTACGACCTAATAACCAGTAAGCCAGCAAAACAACTAACGCAGGAGCAAGACCTGGCATAATTTGATCCGCCATATCCTGTAATGAAATCTTAACGCCACCCTGTTTGTACTTGTAAGCAAAGACCGCAGTGATGACGGATGGAATCAATGCCCCAATAACGGTCAAACCAAGAATATTGGCTGCGCTCGTAATCTTCTTGAGTCGATTACCAAGAGAATCAATCAACTTGATCCCTTCACGATAACCCATGCCGAAGAAGCTACGCATAATTCCAAGACGCAAGAACCCGTAAGCAATCCATAGAATTAACCCAACTGGATTACCCTTCAAAGCCATGTATGAGGCAATCGAGCCAATGATCGTGTTTGGAATAACCGCAAACAACGTATCACCAATCCCGGCGAATGGTCCCATCATCCCAGTTTTTAGACCGGCAACTGTATCTTTAGCGGCAATCCCTTGTTTTTCTTGGATCGCACTGTCGACACCTAAGATGATTGGTGCCATCGAGTTATTCGTATTGAAGAATTGTAATTCATTAATGGCAGCTTCGGCAGCAATATCGGTTTTACCATAAATTTGTTTTATCAGCGGATAAACACTGTAATAATAGCCTAAGCCTTGCATTTTTTCGTAGTTCCAACCGGCTTGGCCGAAGAAATACCAGCGCCAAAAAGTCTTTTTATTCGTTTTGCTTAATTCAACTTTATTACTCATCTTCCATATCTCCTTCATCATCAGTGTCGGCAGCAGTTGGTTGTGCTGATTTTTGATTGTCCATACCAAACGCAATTAATGCCATGGCTAAACCGATCATTGCAGCTCCGATAACGGGGACCTTCAAAAAGGCCGCTAGGAAAAAACCAACTAATAGAAAAGCAAAATTTTTCTTTAATGGTAAGTAGCGTAGCAAGATAGCAATTCCTAAGGCTGGCAAGATACCACCGGCCGTTTTCAAACCATTCATTAACCACATTGGTAGGTTATTGACAACATCTTGAACGAATTGTGAGCCGAAAACTAATGCTAAGAAAACAGGTAACATCCGCGAGAGTGACGTTGGAATAATCCCATACAGGTTCATATATGTCGCAGACTTCAGCTTACTTTCACTAACCAATTTTTCAGCATGGTGTTGTAAGAACGTGTTGCAGAAACGGGCCAAGACATCTAACTGAATCATCAATAGACCAATTGGAACAGCTAGAGTT
This region of Lactobacillus sp. CBA3605 genomic DNA includes:
- a CDS encoding PTS sugar transporter subunit IIA; translated protein: MRKLILVSHGDLAQSYLNSLDMIAGGHENVAAVIFDGEISKDELGQRIDIECSTTSETVIVVDLPGGTPCNVCLEQYADNEQVSILASLNLPMILDLYLNLSNDAYQPIAALLVGQDNLFDVVTQLETTDNDNDE
- a CDS encoding beta-galactosidase family protein; its protein translation is MEKFEVKSQFYLNNQPFKIHAGAVHYFRLAPSEWEPTLRALKLSGLNTVETYIPWNIHESVEGQFNFAGQADVREFVLLAQKLDLYVILRPSPYICAEWEFGGFPAWLLRYSDMLVRSNTPRFMSKVKAYYAELFKVLVPLQITHGGPVLMMQVENEYGSFGNDKAYLRAIKQIMIDDGVDVPLFTADGSWQQALAAGSLIDDDVLVTANFGSHSSENLVELRQFMKAHGKQWPLMCMEFWDGWFNRWQEKIIKRDVSSFKTDLQELVDAGASFNLYMFRGGTNFGFYNGSSSRQVIDYPQVTSYDYDAILHENGQPNVKFTELQAVLKVPSVVPNMPTTKTYPAVKAMVQVRLIDVLDELGQVADSVIPLPMEQGSGYGYQFYQTTVAGQNQPEKLKLVDAADRADIYVNQKLVATQYQSTLGDELEVLITLQTQLQILVENTGRVNYGQRLLSPTQSKGIRTGVVIDRHLHFGWRQWFIDFSRLSQVDWQTSTTVQYGPTLTRFNFDCSELHGTYLDCSHFGKGVAILNGHNLGRYWQAGPMQTLYIPKDFLKSCQNELVVFETTEKAITQLQFSDQAKEADECEN
- a CDS encoding glycoside hydrolase family 88 protein, whose protein sequence is MLKAQATAQLTKLAAPVDDQWVTDRLMACVEKVRAQMPRFSGHFPSACTTEMQYRIKGNDDWTNGFWTAMLWMSYQVTGDEQYRQVASDQLVSFQQRLDDHFVLDHHDIGFLYSLSAVAGYQVTGQYQDMIMQAADVLLSRFQSKGHFIQAWGQVGDPKEYRLIIDSLLNLPLLFAATRLSGDERYAAAGQAHYQQVIQHIVRPDYSTYHTFYFDPKTGAPLKGATYQGYSDDSCWARGQAWILLGLPLYKSCFPTADDRQLYDRLLTYYLEHSATDQVPYWDLIFDETSHEPKDSSAAAIVACGLIEAQRQSYVLHGQRDAKGILSALDAYRTQPGQAGLLQHGVYAYAQGKGIDEANLWGDYFYMEALMRLHDPAWQTYW
- a CDS encoding PTS sugar transporter subunit IIB, with product MQGFVNIRIDDRLIHGQVATRWATGLRVNRIMVIDDEVANDSIQKSILRMAAPSGISTSIITEEKAITNIQADKYVKQRVLLVVRRPSVLLDLVNAGLDITKINVGNMSNREGTVQVKKSVSLLPEERADLEALIAKGVDVTAQMVPDDAEVEMSKFLK
- a CDS encoding PTS system mannose/fructose/sorbose family transporter subunit IID, producing MSNKVELSKTNKKTFWRWYFFGQAGWNYEKMQGLGYYYSVYPLIKQIYGKTDIAAEAAINELQFFNTNNSMAPIILGVDSAIQEKQGIAAKDTVAGLKTGMMGPFAGIGDTLFAVIPNTIIGSIASYMALKGNPVGLILWIAYGFLRLGIMRSFFGMGYREGIKLIDSLGNRLKKITSAANILGLTVIGALIPSVITAVFAYKYKQGGVKISLQDMADQIMPGLAPALVVLLAYWLLGRKKMNSTRVTLILIVVGVLAYNLKIFA
- a CDS encoding PTS sugar transporter subunit IIC, with the translated sequence MTIQWWQILLITLYSGFAIYDGNNTTFGMVKPTMAGFFAGLIMGDVQTGLIVGGTLNLLVLGVGNFGGSSMPDYMTGALLGTAFAVLSGKGAEFGATLAVPIGLLMIQLDVLARFCNTFLQHHAEKLVSESKLKSATYMNLYGIIPTSLSRMLPVFLALVFGSQFVQDVVNNLPMWLMNGLKTAGGILPALGIAILLRYLPLKKNFAFLLVGFFLAAFLKVPVIGAAMIGLAMALIAFGMDNQKSAQPTAADTDDEGDMEDE